CTTACCAGATTTATCCTTAGCCAAATCCTCGAAATCTTCGGCGGCTTGAGCAAACTGTTTTTGTTGGTAGCTCAAGTAAGCCAATTGATATCTAACTTCGAAAGACTTTTCGCTCTTAGAAGCATATTTCAAGTAGTGAACATAAGCTTCTTTTTGCAACGCCGGATTTTTAGATTTTTCTGCCGCAGAAACTTCATTCAACAAAGCTTCTTCGCGCTCTTTAGAAGAGAACTGACGGCTTTCGCTGATAGTGCGATACAAAGAAACCGCAACAGGGTAATTGTTAAGCTCCATCGCCACAGCGGCCCCACGTTGAGTCATCTCCATGTCTTGTGGGAATGTTCTATTGTACGTGAGATAGGCATCCATCAAATCCTGGTCCGGATTTAATTTTTTAGAACGGTGAAGTTCCGTTACATAACGTTTCATGGATTTTTGCAACTCTTCGCACTTCTCACCAGAGCAACCGGATTTTTGAAGAGCCATAGCCGCTTTAGAAAACTCTGCTACCGATTCTTTAGTTTGACCGCGGTCATAGTTGATTTGTGCTAACTGAATAGAAGCTTCGACACGCTCTTCTTTAGAAAGAGCAGCGTCCGCCAAGTAGCGGCTCATGATTTCTTGAGCGGCTTTCTTTTGACCGATACGGTCTGTTTCTTTGGCAAAGTAAAGCATCAAGTCTTTGCGCTTTTCAACCGGAGTTAAAGTTTCAAATGTATTGATTTCGCGAGCTGTAACTTCTTGCTTTGTATAGAAAGAAGCAAGGTCACGTAAAACATCTGTATGGAAAGGAGCATCGTATTTGCTGCCTTCTTCCGTTTCGCGAGTGATTTGAGAAGGATCTTTTAAAAGACCTTCCAAGGTTGCGATAGCGGATTTCAAGTTGTCCGTGTTGAAATCACACCAAGCCACATTGTAAACCGTCAAATAACGATTTTGCAGATTTTTATCTTTCAAAGCGATTTTATAGTTTTCACGTGCCTCTGCAAAACGACCTTTTTGGAATAAAAGATCTCCCAGGCCTACGTGCGAACGAGTGACGATCTCAGCAGAGATGTTTTTCTTTTTCGCATCTTTGATGATGCTTTCATAAAGAGAAATAGCCTTATCCACTTGGCCGGCCATTTCATACAAGTGCGCCAATTGGAAAAGGATCGGTCCGTGTTCGTTAACTTTTACTTCTTGAAGAATGGATTCGTAAATTTTGATAGCTTTTTGACGGTCATCTTTAGAACCCTTGCAACCGTCGCAGTTAGCTTCCACTTCAAGCATAAAGCGCGTGCGCGCTCTTTCAGATAGAAGATCGGCCAAACGCTGCTGGCTTGACAACCAGGCACCGTCTGACTTTTCCATTGCGGAAAGAACTCTTTCCATCTTTTTGATAACGAGATCCTGAGTCTCTGCATTCATTTTATCAGCAAAGGCTTGAGGAGAACTCAAGATTCCCGTAACAAAAGCGCCTAGAATAAGGATGTCGTTAAGTGTTTTCATCGTGCAGGTACCACCGCAAATTTCATTTTCTCAAAGCCAGACAAAGAGCTCGCTTTAAGAAGAGGATCCAAGTCCTCGTATTTCATCTCTTGATCAGCTTGAACCAAAAGTTCCATGGCTTTTTCTTGAGATTTGTTTTTTAACTCCGCCAATTTTTCGCCAAGAGCTTTCACCGGAATGACTTCGTCGTTCAAACGGTAAATGCCTTTTTGAATTGTCAAAATCGGAGTTTCTTTTTCAATGCCGACACTGTGTTCAGCCATTGGTAAAGACATCTTTGATGGAATTTTAGATTCCATACCGCTGTTTTGCGTTCCGATCAGAAGATAGATCACGATGATCGAAAAAGCGTCGATCAAAGAAGTCAAAGGCAGCGCCAAAGCCAAGTTCGCCGCCGCAGACTTTTTCTTCTTCATTCCAGGTTTCAAGCTTTGCAAGTCACCTAGAGGAGATCTTTTTTTACCAACGTTTGCAAAGGACGATGTTTTCATAAGTCCTACCCAAGAGGGGACAAGCCCACTCCGTCAAATTGAAACTGTTTAAGTTTGTCCATGATGCGAATCACATCGCCGTAGGAAGCGGTTGCTTCTGGACGTACGATGCCGGTTTTAAGATCCGGAAACTTTTCGCGAAGAGCTTGAAGTTTTTGTTCAAGCGCGGCCCAGTTCACACCTTTGCCTGCGGCTTGAATATTATCTTCATGGGTTTTGGCACCAGGAAGATCGCGCAAAGACAGTTGAACAGCTCCTTGTGTGTTTACCGTGATATACAAGGAAGGAGGATTTTTAGCTCCAGCCACAGAGTTATCACCGATCGCTTGGCGCGTGTCGATTGTGCCGATTTGAATCCATACTGCTGTTAACAGAAGGAAGCAGATCAGAACCGACAAGATATCCAAGATCGGTAGAATATTAAGTTCAAAATTCAAATCTTTGTCGCCATCACCGGCGCCGCCCATCATGCCCATGATTATCTCCCAAGTTGAGCCGGAACTTCTTTTTTCGCAGTAACAGGCTCGTAGTGGTAGCCCAATTGGATGAACAAATTCAAAGCACCTTTATTAAGGTCGTCCGTCAAACGAGACGCTCTGTTTTGCAAAACCGCATACATGATCAAAGCAGGAACTGCCACGATCAAACCGTAAGCTGTCGTATTCATTGCAAGTGAAATACCTTGAGAAAGGATCGTCGCTTTTTCAGCAGGGTTCGCATTAGAAATACCTGCGAAAGAGTGGATCAAACCTGTGATTGTACCTAATAGACCCAACAATGTTGCTACGTTCGCAAACATCGCCAGGAAACCGATGCGCTTTTCAACGCGAGAGTTTTCTTCAAGAAGAACTTCATCCATTTTAAGTTGGATTTCTTCTTTACCACCCATATCCATTGCAGCTTGAATACCTGCAGAAGCAACAACTCCCAATGGCTCTTTTGTGCCCATTTGTAGAGAGCGGCGCAAAGCTTTATCCAAGTTTCCAGCACGAATATCTTCGGCAAGAACTTTAGAAAGCTCTTTTTGGTTGGTTTTACGAGAACCGAAAAGGGCAAACGCTCTTTCCGCAATAATAGCGATTGAAACAACTTGAGCTGCCAAAATCGCCCACATCCAAATAGCATCGCCAGAAGTAAATCCGCGACCAAGTGATAATAGGAATTCCATATAATAATCCTCCAACGGTAAATCCTGCGGTCTTAGGAGCAAGGGGGGTGCCAGAATAGGGGAGCTGTTGGCCCGGCGAACTTTTCAGAAGTAAAAAGTGACAAAAAGGGGCCCTCGGAACACGGCGAAGCCTTTGTTTCGAATAGAGACGCGAAGTTTTTCTAAGAACTTTCAATACTCTATCCATGATATGGAAATTTAAAAGACGGGGAAAACCTCAAGATGACCATTTTGATATAAATGATTCAGATAGGTGCCGCAAATTGGCGTCTTTCACCTTAAAACCTCTTTTCTTTAAGGATGTGATTTTGCTACAATCACTAAGAGGTTTAGCAGCGCATGCGTTCGTTCATTCTCCTCAGTCTTATCGTGATGTCTTCCTCCTGTGCCTTTGCGACAGCAGGAAATCCTTTAGATACTAAGTACAAAACGGAAGTCGAATCTTCGGTGCAGACGATTGATGAAAGAGATCTCGACGCTCTTGTCGAGGCACTGAATGAATTTATCAAGGCCGATCAAAAATACCGCTCTGATATGGAGCCGATTTTTAGAAACATCCGCAGAGAACTTGCAAAGCTTAAAGAAAAAGGTCTTCTAAAAATGGAATTCGATCCACGTCGTCTTTCCGACGAAGATCTTGCAGAGAAAATTCGTAAGATGACGACTTATAAAGAAGTCGCGGGGCCTTCGGTTTTAGTTAAAACAATTCAAGTGGGAATGGTGTGCACGGGACTCCTCACAGGAAAGTGCGGGCGTCTTCCAGAAATTCAAATGCCGGCTCCAGCACCTATCACTAGAGCCACGGGAACAAGATAGCGATCTTCGTTAATTTCTCCAATTAGAGGCTAACCATTTCCAGACTTCAGGACGGCGTTCACCAATATCAAAATGATTTCCATCAAACTCCACATACTCGTGATGAACTTGATGAGACTTCAAGATTTTTGAAATCTGTCGAGATCCATATTGCAAGTGGAAGTTGTCTTTAGATCCACAATCTAAATAAATTCCCGAAAGCTTTTTTAAATTGCTAATTCTTTCCGGCAAAAAGTGCAGAGGATCTTTTGCAAGCCAGTTTTTCCAAATCGAGGGGATTTTTTCTCCAGTATGCGTATCGATAGGAAACTCAAAATCACCGTGAGTGCCCTTCGCCGAATAACAAGCAGCCATTCCAAAAGCATTTACAATGGTGTGCCAGTTGCGCATCTTCATCAGTTTCCCATTGCGAAGTTCTTCAAGTGCACGAAGCCCTGACTCTTTATATTTTTCCCAAAGAGGAAGTGCGTGATAAAGTTCCGGCAAAAGGCTCGCTTCAAAAAAAGAATCCGGGGCAATAGCACCTACATAACCAAACACTTCAGGATACTTTGAACCTAAGTGCAAAGAACCGTAACCGCCGCTAGAACCTCCGGTCACACACCAGTCGCTCACTTTGTGTGAAACCGGGTAGTGTTCTTTCACGGCAGGAATAAGTTCTTGCATGATGTAGTCTTCAT
This region of Bdellovibrio sp. BCCA genomic DNA includes:
- a CDS encoding tetratricopeptide repeat protein: MKTLNDILILGAFVTGILSSPQAFADKMNAETQDLVIKKMERVLSAMEKSDGAWLSSQQRLADLLSERARTRFMLEVEANCDGCKGSKDDRQKAIKIYESILQEVKVNEHGPILFQLAHLYEMAGQVDKAISLYESIIKDAKKKNISAEIVTRSHVGLGDLLFQKGRFAEARENYKIALKDKNLQNRYLTVYNVAWCDFNTDNLKSAIATLEGLLKDPSQITRETEEGSKYDAPFHTDVLRDLASFYTKQEVTAREINTFETLTPVEKRKDLMLYFAKETDRIGQKKAAQEIMSRYLADAALSKEERVEASIQLAQINYDRGQTKESVAEFSKAAMALQKSGCSGEKCEELQKSMKRYVTELHRSKKLNPDQDLMDAYLTYNRTFPQDMEMTQRGAAVAMELNNYPVAVSLYRTISESRQFSSKEREEALLNEVSAAEKSKNPALQKEAYVHYLKYASKSEKSFEVRYQLAYLSYQQKQFAQAAEDFEDLAKDKSGKADLRKKAADLSLDSLVQTKNETALEELAWDYSEIFPQARAEFESIARKSLMNRVARVANDPRSTKSDLKKALNSLDARKIQTASNQEKILFYNNQSVLAQKLGEEKIYVESLASLMAIPGLTKEQRENTLEQLTGFYEKRLDFKNAYATALRLENPKISEKEKEFRLGTLADLAGLNASKHYRKALDAGLRGERSLIVRSRLVLTSENPVRELKAQAPELKQRPALLNETTLLVYAQTGNASALKSVLEMKELRRQSAPLFVKKQDFYEKVQKEKSLIASHQLNSSKDRLLQKTIAERVSLLKKADKVLAESLTLKDVTAQMMALNLVSSENERMVRDLAGLPMPQGLTPKEQNQYISLLKAQSKPFLYKARVAQQKQQEIWNRSSALAQTIKDYQTARPELRNLLARELTLLNQVPGKGAMKTALENALDERPFSSRDLIAARNTVAEDPMNPRNIEKLKQIETKIGHPLMPAYLEARLSHLQRGKSL
- a CDS encoding ExbD/TolR family protein, which produces MKTSSFANVGKKRSPLGDLQSLKPGMKKKKSAAANLALALPLTSLIDAFSIIVIYLLIGTQNSGMESKIPSKMSLPMAEHSVGIEKETPILTIQKGIYRLNDEVIPVKALGEKLAELKNKSQEKAMELLVQADQEMKYEDLDPLLKASSLSGFEKMKFAVVPAR
- a CDS encoding ExbD/TolR family protein; the encoded protein is MGMMGGAGDGDKDLNFELNILPILDILSVLICFLLLTAVWIQIGTIDTRQAIGDNSVAGAKNPPSLYITVNTQGAVQLSLRDLPGAKTHEDNIQAAGKGVNWAALEQKLQALREKFPDLKTGIVRPEATASYGDVIRIMDKLKQFQFDGVGLSPLG
- a CDS encoding MotA/TolQ/ExbB proton channel family protein, with product MEFLLSLGRGFTSGDAIWMWAILAAQVVSIAIIAERAFALFGSRKTNQKELSKVLAEDIRAGNLDKALRRSLQMGTKEPLGVVASAGIQAAMDMGGKEEIQLKMDEVLLEENSRVEKRIGFLAMFANVATLLGLLGTITGLIHSFAGISNANPAEKATILSQGISLAMNTTAYGLIVAVPALIMYAVLQNRASRLTDDLNKGALNLFIQLGYHYEPVTAKKEVPAQLGR
- a CDS encoding alpha/beta hydrolase, with product MKTTEILKNFRAYDVEHFQIETLKIESALLKNNPLKDPTTRYNALLVPRSEGPWPVVVVLSGFTGNAPYYFNPKFHEQNAIQVIDQCFGRGEAPEALYVFVDALTSWGGSQFINSAATGNYEDYIMQELIPAVKEHYPVSHKVSDWCVTGGSSGGYGSLHLGSKYPEVFGYVGAIAPDSFFEASLLPELYHALPLWEKYKESGLRALEELRNGKLMKMRNWHTIVNAFGMAACYSAKGTHGDFEFPIDTHTGEKIPSIWKNWLAKDPLHFLPERISNLKKLSGIYLDCGSKDNFHLQYGSRQISKILKSHQVHHEYVEFDGNHFDIGERRPEVWKWLASNWRN